One part of the Humulus lupulus chromosome 9, drHumLupu1.1, whole genome shotgun sequence genome encodes these proteins:
- the LOC133799639 gene encoding uncharacterized protein LOC133799639 produces the protein MSVFVLPQSTVKEVEKLFRGFLWGISGNRSKLHLASWQQVVNAHLLTRDNLIRFNLQMNSLLCHVCDGYIESHNHLFFECCLSKMILNLIFSWIGFKAWPSDFNGWVVWLANGQHGTTSSILNLVVAAVIYSIWRNRNRCVFYGYSLTVDSIAKEVINIVKYHLYIVNTRKISLQDQLFIRKLQCN, from the exons ATGAGTGTCTTTGTTTTACCTCAGAGTACTGTTAAGGAAGTTGAGAAACTTTTTCGTGGTTTTCtatggggtatttctgggaacagGAGCAAGCTTCATCTTGCTTCATGGCAGCAG GTGGTTAACGCTCACCTTCTCACTAGAGACAACTTGATCAGGTTTAACTTGCAGATGAACAGCCTATTATGTCATGTTTGTGATGGTTACATTGAGAGTCACAATCATCTCTTTTTTGAGTGCTGCCTTTCTAAGATGATTCTTAATCTCATCTTCTCTTGGATAGGGTTTAAAGCTTGGCCTAGTGATTTCAATGGTTGGGTTGTTTGGCTTGCTAATGGTCAACATGGTACTACTTCTTCTATATTGAACTTGGTTGTGGCTGCTGTTATCTACAGCATTTGGAGAAACAGAAATAGATGCGTTTTTTATGGTTATTCTTTGACAGTTGATAGCATAGCTAAGGAAGTTATAAATATAGTTAAGTACCATTTATACATTGTTAATACTAGGAAGATTTCTCTCCAAGACCAGCTGTTTATTAGAAAACTCCAATGTAATTAA